A portion of the Lolium rigidum isolate FL_2022 chromosome 1, APGP_CSIRO_Lrig_0.1, whole genome shotgun sequence genome contains these proteins:
- the LOC124665106 gene encoding ABC transporter F family member 1-like translates to MVSDASKKKAAQKKAAAAAKRGAKSSVAASSSSATAAADKAADNLLALSLSDRTCTGVLASHPLSRDIHIESLSLTFHGHDLIVDSELELNYGRRYGLLGLNGCGKSTLLTAIGHRELPIPEHMDIHHLTREIEASDMSALQAVICCDEERIKLEKEAEILSAQDDGGGEALDLVYERLEAMDASTAEKRAAEILFGLGFDKKMQAKPTRDFSGGWRMRIALARALFMNPTILLLDEPTNHLDLEACVWLEEKLKNFERILVVISHSQDFLNGVCTNIIHMQNKILKLYTGNYDQYVQTRSELEENQMKQYKWEQEQIAGMKEYIARFGHGSAKLARQAQSKEKTLAKMERAGLAEKVVNDKILVFRFTDVGKLPPPVLQFADVTFGYTPDNLIYKNLDFGVDLDSRVALVGPNGAGKSTLLKLMTGDLTPLDGMVRRHNHLRIAQFHQHLTEKLDLDMPALQYMMKEYPGNEEEKMRAAIGKFGLSGKAQVMPMNNLSDGQKARVIFAWLAFRQPQMLLLDEPTNHLDIETIDSLAEALKEWDGGLVLVSHDFRLINQVAQEIWVCEKQAVTRWEGDIMDFKQHLKKRAGL, encoded by the exons ATGGTGTCCGACGCCAGCAAGAAGAAGGCCGCGCAGAAgaaggcggcggccgccgccaagAGGGGCGCCAAGTCCAGCGTCGccgcgtcgtcctcctcggccacGGCCGCAGCCGACAAGGCGGCCGACAACTTGTTGGCGCTCAGCCTATCCGATCGGACCTGTACCGGGGTCCTCGCCTCCCATCCGCTCTCCCGTGATATCCAC ATAGAGTCCCTCTCATTAACGTTTCATGGCCATGACCTTATCGTGGATTCAGAGCTGGAGCTTAACTATGGCAG GCGTTATGGTTTGCTCGGCTTAAATGGTTGTGGAAAATCTACCCTTCTCACAGCAATAGGCCACAGGGAACTTCCCATCCCTGAGCACATGGACATCCACCATCTCACCCGTGAGATTGAGGCTTCAGACATGTCTGCGCTGCAAGCTGTTATCTGCTGTGATGAAGAAAGAATCAAGTTGGAAAAGGAAGCTGAAATTTTGTCTGCACAG GATGATGGTGGCGGTGAAGCTCTGGATCTTGTATATGAGCGCTTAGAAGCAATGGATGCATCAACTGCTGAAAAGCGTGCTGCTGAGATATTGTTTGGTCTAGGTTTTGACAAGAAGATGCAAGCTAAGCCAACTAGAGATTTCTCTGGTGGTTGGCGTATGAGGATTGCGTTGGCAAGGGCGCTGTTCATGAATCCGACCATCCTTTTGCTTGATGAGCCAACCAACCATCTTG ATCTTGAGGCTTGTGTCTGGCTAGAAGAGAAACTAAAGAATTTTGAGCGTATACTTGTCGTCATCTCACACTCCCAAGATTTTCTGAATGGAGTGTGCACTAACATCATTCACATGCAGAACAAAATCCTCAAGTTATATACTGGTAATTATGACCAGTATGTGCAAACCCGCTCTGAACTTGAAGAGAATCAAATGAAGCAGTACAAATGGGAGCAGGAGCAGATTGCTGGTATGAAGGAGTACATTGCACGGTTTGGTCATGGATCTGCAAAGCTTGCTCGCCAGGCTCAGAGCAAAGAGAAAACTCTTGCAAAGATGGAGCGTGCTGGTCTTGCTGAGAAGGTTGTCAATGACAAGATTCTGGTGTTCCGCTTTACAGATGTTGGCAAACTCCCACCTCCAGTGTTACAGTTCGCTGACGTGACATTTGGATACACTCCAGATAATCTCATTTACAAGAACCTTGACTTTGGTGTTGACCTTGACTCAAGAGTTGCACTGGTTGGCCCCAATGGTGCGGGGAAAAGCACACTTCTGAAGCTCATGACCGGTGACCTAACTCCATTGGACGGCATGGTCAGGCGCCACAATCACCTACGCATTGCACAGTTCCATCAACATCTCACTGAGAAGCTGGACCTGGACATGCCAGCCCTGCAGTACATGATGAAGGAATACCCTGGGAATGAGGAGGAGAAGATGAGAGCTGCAATTGGCAAGTTCGGCCTGTCAGGGAAGGCACAGGTAATGCCAATGAATAATCTGTCAGATGGGCAGAAGGCCCGTGTTATCTTTGCTTGGCTGGCATTCAGGCAGCCACAGATGCTGTTGCTTGATGAGCCAACAAATCATCTTGACATTGAGACCATCGACTCCCTTGCTGAAGCACTGAAGGAATGGGACGGGGGATTGGTCCTTGTGAGCCACGACTTCAGGCTGATCAACCAGGTTGCTCAAGAGATCTGGGTGTGTGAGAAACAGGCGGTGACCAGGTGGGAAGGTGATATCATGGATTTCAAGCAACACCTGAAGAAGAGGGCTGGTCTCTAG